One Aegilops tauschii subsp. strangulata cultivar AL8/78 chromosome 7, Aet v6.0, whole genome shotgun sequence genomic window carries:
- the LOC109751661 gene encoding benzyl alcohol O-benzoyltransferase yields the protein MALSLLPAFTVRRGEPVLVAPAEQTPRETKTLSDIDDGEGMRFYSSGIHLYRANPDKQGVDPAAVIREALARALVPYYPLAGRLREETGRKLVVDCEAQGVMFVEADVDLTAADFGDVQNPPFPCFEQFILESTTVAGVEPVIDRPLLYIQVTRLKCGGFIFGQRFCHCVVDAPGGMQFEKAVCELACGAAAPSITPSWGREMFMARQPPQPSYPHLEYSEPAGGAVDRMLTTPPGDIARVPFFFGPREIAGLRQRAPPHMSRSSRFELVAACIWLGRTAALGYGADEEVRLSFIVNARGRRDVPLPEGFYGNAFAYSVAATTAGELCAGGLGYALELVKKAKSAVTYDYLLSVADLMVLRGRPLFALSRTYIVSDVSHAGFKSVDFGWGEAVYGGPAKGGEGPIPGVTNYFSRSKNGKGEEGTVVPISLPKDAMEKFQLEVEGLTAEM from the exons ATGGCGTTGTCGCTCCTCCCGGCGTTCACGGTGCGGCGGGGCGAGCCGGTGCTGGTCGCCCCGGCGGAGCAGACGCCGCGGGAGACCAAGACGCTGTCCGACATCGACGACGGCGAGGGCATGCGGTTCTACAGCTCGGGCATCCACCTGTACCGCGCCAACCCGGACAAGCAGGGGGTGGACCCGGCCGCCGTCATCAGGGAGGCGCTGGCCAGGGCGCTCGTGCCCTACTACCCGCTCGCCGGCCGCCTCCGCGAGGAGACCGGGAGGAAGCTCGTCGTCGACTGCGAGGCGCAGGGCGTCATGTTCGTGGAGGCCGACGTCGACCTCACCGCGGCTGACTTCGGGGACGTGCAGAACCCCCCGTTCCCTTGCTTCGAGCAGTTCATCCTCGAGAGCACCACCGTCGCCGGCGTCGAGCCCGTCATCGACCGCCCCTTGCTCTACATCCAG GTGACGAGGCTCAAGTGTGGAGGCTTCATCTTCGGGCAGCGGTTCTGCCACTGCGTGGTGGACGCGCCGGGCGGGATGCAGTTCGAGAAGGCCGTCTGCGAGCTGGCGTGCGGCGCCGCCGCACCGTCGATCACGCCGTCATGGGGCAGGGAGATGTTCATGGCGAGGCAGCCGCCGCAGCCGTCGTACCCGCACCTGGAGTACAGCGAGCCGGCGGGCGGGGCGGTCGACCGGATGCTGACGACTCCCCCGGGCGACATCGCGCGCGTGCCCTTCTTCTTCGGGCCTCGTGAGATCGCCGGGCTGCGGCAGCGCGCGCCGCCGCACATGAGCAGGAGCTCCCGGTTCGAGCTGGTGGCGGCGTGCATCTGGCTCGGCCGCACGGCGGCGCTCGGGTACGGCGCCGACGAGGAGGTGCGGCTGTCCTTCATCGTGAACGCGCGCGGCCGCCGCGACGTGCCGCTCCCGGAGGGCTTCTACGGGAACGCGTTCGCCTACTCCGTGGCGGCGACCACGGCCGGGGAGCTGTGCGCCGGCGGGCTGGGGTACGCGCTGGAGCTGGTGAAGAAGGCCAAGTCGGCCGTGACGTACGACTACCTGCTGTCGGTGGCGGACCTGATGGTGCTCCGGGGGCGGCCACTGTTCGCGTTGTCCCGGACGTACATCGTGTCGGACGTGAGCCACGCCGGGTTCAAGAGCGTGGACTTCGGGTGGGGCGAGGCGGTGTACGGCGGGCCGGCCAAGGGCGGCGAGGGGCCGATCCCCGGCGTGACCAACTACTTCTCCAGGTCCAAGAACGGCAAGGGGGAGGAGGGCACCGTGGTGCCCATCAGCCTGCCCAAGGATGCCATGGAGAAGTTCCAGCTCGAGGTGGAAGGCCTCACCGCCGAGATGTAA
- the LOC109751671 gene encoding geranylgeranyl pyrophosphate synthase, chloroplastic-like: MAEGAPSGADRYEAPEGALHDAKWTYHHSLLAGGKRVRPMLALAMCELVGDDEVATEPVACAVEMVHAMSLVHDDLPCMDDDDLRRGCPTNHVAVGVSTALLAGDALLALAFEHLAWSSKHISSRLVRAAVAELAGGLAAGQVVDLGSEGADVGLATLEYIHVHETTRLLEAAAVGGAIVAGGDDEEVEGVRRLPAPSAVAPPLACTPHPAMAARPAAPVGGEKEKGREKHVGRPRRKSEERGSGRLTAGPISPGHGQPGPNGPTPLPGRARA; this comes from the exons ATGGCTGAGGGTGCGCCAAGCGGCGCTGATCGTTACGAGGCTCctgaaggagcgctc catgatgcaaaatggacgtatcaccacTCGCTCCTCGCGGGCGGCAAGCGGGTGCGCCCCATGCTGGCGCTCGCCATGTGCGAGCTGGTGGGCGACGACGAGGTCGCCACCGAGCCCGTCGCCTGCGCCGTCGAGATGGTCCACGCCATGTCGCTCGTCCACGACGACCTCCCCTGCATGGACGACGATGACCTCCGGCGCGGCTGCCCCACCAACCACGTCGCTGTTGGCGTCAGCACCGCGCTGCTCGCCGGGGACGCGCTCCTGGCGCTCGCGTTCGAGCACCTTGCCTGGAGCT caaaacacatatcat CTAGGCTAGTGCGAGCGGCCGTGGCGGAGCTCGCGGGCGGGCTCGCGGCGGGGCAGGTCGTGGACCTCGGCAGCGAGGGCGCCGATGTCGGCCTCGCCACGCTGGAGTACATCCACGTGCACGAGACGACGCGGCTCCTGGAGGCCGCGGCGGTGGGCGGCGCCATCGTCGCCGGAGGAGACGACGAGGAGGTTGAGGGCGTCCGCCGCCTCCCCGCACCGTCCGCCGTGGCCCCGCCCCTGGCCTGCACCCCGCACCCCGCCATGGCTGCCCGCCCTGCTGCGCCCGTGGGTGGGGAGAAGGAGAAGGGAAGAGAGAAGCACGTGGGTAGGCCCCGGAGGAAAAGTGAGGAGAGAGGGAGTGGGAGGCTGACGGCGGGCCCAATTAGTCCTGGCCATGGGCAGCCCGGCCCGAACGGCCCGACGCCGCtcccgggccgggctcgggcctag